One stretch of Vibrio kanaloae DNA includes these proteins:
- the yjjG gene encoding pyrimidine 5'-nucleotidase encodes MKYDWIFFDADETLFHFDAFQGMKLMFSRFGVDFSEQDYSVYQEVNLPLWVDYQDGRITAAQLKHARFENWAAKLETTTTALNSAFLAAMADICSLLPGAKELMESLKGKVNMGIITNGFTELQSIRLERTGMTGYFDHVIISEEVGVAKPDAEIFEHAHKLIGLPSKQRILMIGDNPHSDILGGLDFGIETCWLNSQEKATPAGINPHYQVRSLADLQTLLLA; translated from the coding sequence ATGAAGTACGATTGGATATTCTTTGATGCGGATGAAACCTTGTTTCACTTTGATGCTTTTCAAGGGATGAAGTTGATGTTTTCCCGTTTTGGTGTTGACTTTAGCGAACAGGATTATTCAGTTTATCAAGAGGTTAATTTACCATTATGGGTAGATTACCAAGATGGTCGTATCACGGCAGCTCAACTGAAGCATGCGCGTTTTGAAAACTGGGCGGCAAAGTTAGAGACAACAACGACAGCGTTAAACAGTGCATTTTTAGCCGCAATGGCGGACATTTGTTCTCTGCTTCCTGGTGCCAAAGAGTTGATGGAGTCGTTAAAAGGCAAAGTGAATATGGGCATAATCACTAATGGCTTCACAGAGCTACAATCGATCCGTTTAGAGCGAACAGGAATGACAGGCTATTTTGACCATGTGATCATTTCTGAAGAAGTTGGTGTCGCAAAACCAGACGCCGAAATTTTTGAACATGCACATAAGCTGATCGGATTGCCATCGAAGCAACGGATATTGATGATAGGGGACAACCCACACTCTGATATTTTGGGTGGTTTGGATTTTGGTATTGAGACTTGTTGGCTGAATAGCCAAGAGAAAGCGACACCTGCGGGGATTAACCCTCACTATCAGGTTCGCTCTCTGGCTGACCTACAAACGCTTCTACTAGCATAA